DNA from Megasphaera vaginalis (ex Bordigoni et al. 2020):
ATCTTTTTTGATGAAGGCTGTTTCCGGCTTACTGTCAATGTGAAAATTTTGCTTTGGCCGCTGCTGCCGTTCCCTTTTCTACGGGAATCTGCAAAATCTGTCCGGGGCGGATATCTTCGGAATGAGACAAATGGTTGGCTTCCACGATGGCATAGACCTGGCTGCGTATATCGCTTCCCGGTTCGGCCACGGAAGAAGCCAATTTCCAGATCGTATCTCCCTCTTCGACCCGAACGGCTACGTAATCCTTATCGGCATAATAACTCCAACCTGCCTGCATGAAGGCGGCGGCTAAAACGAAGAATAAAGCGATATAGCGAAGGCGCCGTACGGTGCCGCGTTTTTTTGGTGATTTTTTCATAGCAGATCACTCCCAGCAAAGAGAACAGATGTTTTGCAAACAATTGTTTGGTGGCTGTGATTATTATATCGCCGAAC
Protein-coding regions in this window:
- a CDS encoding LysM peptidoglycan-binding domain-containing protein, which encodes MKKSPKKRGTVRRLRYIALFFVLAAAFMQAGWSYYADKDYVAVRVEEGDTIWKLASSVAEPGSDIRSQVYAIVEANHLSHSEDIRPGQILQIPVEKGTAAAAKAKFSH